In the Zingiber officinale cultivar Zhangliang chromosome 5A, Zo_v1.1, whole genome shotgun sequence genome, GTTCACTTTCATCCCGAGTTAAAGTAGTAATAATCAATATGTTATTGAAAGATGAATAGGAAGACTGATAATTGATGTACAACCCTAGTTAATAAGCATTGACTAGTTGTCGAGATTTGATAGGGGAAAAGCATTAACTTCTGAtacatgtgttggatcgagaagcgctagagggggggggggggggggaatagcgctcgtggctattttgttcgatttaaAACGTATCGAGTAAAACAGCGAAAATTAATAAAAGAAACACACGCTAACAtaggttgtttacttggttcggagcctatggcgactcctacttcaaggcccaagTTCGTTGAACTTTTACtgcgggcaacaactataatatcgtaaaaTTATTATAAGTTAAATACACACAGTATAAGAGTTATATACCAACGACAATGGGAAAAAGAAATTTggaagctccaggtcgtcggcgTCGAGTTATAGCTTCGTTGGGCTGTCTTGTTAGCAGCTTATTGGAGAAAGGTTGCTTGTTCGTTGATCATCTAAGCTGCTGCTTCGAGTCCTCTTTTATAGCatactggaggcgcctcaaggccCCATTGAGACGCCTCAAACATGAAGCTTTATCCTGTTTTCGCCGCTGAGATGAGCTTCGAATCGCTGACTTTTATCCaccttgaggcgcctcaaacaaccATCTGAGGTGCCTCAAATCCTGCATCCAAGGCGCATCAGCCTTActttgaggcacctcaaagcttgcttcgcagccagcttatcctttgcacctgaggcgcctccaagctccatggaggcgcctcgaacactgttcatccgaggcttaaggttgctcctttatacctgcaagatacgttagttccaaaaataccctgcaatacAAAGTTAGTACATAATATCATAAGTATGATAAATTAAGTAATTGACAGtcaccagactgtccggttctgacttcggattttcacccggaaatcctaggtcgaaccgacgcctactgttccctcttccggggaacgcgtccttccggggaacgcgtcaaagcgggccgactccccctcttggtattccttgagcgcggcatgggcgGCATCGCTGGCGGCTTGGAGCTCTGCCAAATCTccgtcgaatctttggagatccgccgagcggccctccttctcggtggccagcagggcgtccaagtctttgatgcgttgttccaaccccctgatctccaccttcatacggtccatatcattgatggtctgttgcttccgagtggtcgccgttttgAGCTCCTTCTCTCGTTACTTGATCatcgtttcaagccgaacgactttgctcgccaaatcgttagcccttttccgttcggcatccagcgattttttggccttctccagagcggcagCCGACTGCCTGTTACCCCCCGcggttttttgttttttcaactcgtcctccagctcggccaatcgatcgctaatagcgatctgctccacccagttctaccaacaaatgtccacaggttagaaacctaattcgaatatgcaaacaaagaaaaggagagcataccccggtggcctgttgaaggttgctatcgccgagctgcccgggagtcatcttggctatgcgacgccgagcatctatccaagcttgggcaagagggcccgtcagagtaatctgctgctcggggaccattgGCCggtcagcagcagccatgtacgcctctgaggggaggcgaaGAACGGTCTTTAtcaaattctggccgctcggctcgctcggagaagcagcggccttatcggacggcccaccggcagaagaggagggaagctcacccatacgcctgatacggcgcaaagttctggaagggctggacggtggcacctcagagctggccctcggagaacccTGAGGGATtggggtactctcgagggaaaccgtcccggacagcaccggtGCGCCCGCGCTCCGCTCGGGCAGTGGCTCATCAAGTTTAGAGGCAGGGGCAGATTCtggtcgtcggcgcttccgagtgcgtagcggcacatcatcggccgaacgaccctctacctcAGCCTCGGTAGGAGGTTCCAGGTCGCCCGCGGCCTCATTGTGAAAGGCAGGGACatctgaggcttcggggacagttggtgcCCCCTCACCTTCTCCGCCGGCCGGATCAGAtggagcaaggccccgctcggcggcctccttgttcgtcacctcctcaatctgagcggccttcagtttgagcttctcggtagctctGGCACGCCAGACTGcagagcaaaaaataaatcagttagaacaaaacaaatgggaagataaggaaacttactcatgctgtagggcagatcggctgggatagaagacaagccgaatatatgcattactcccggaaggagcatctcgtcaatatgatagcgctgaccgactagccgttcggctgcatggagatagtccgcgtcgcctctaaacttgccgagctccggttgcgcgggcatagccgtctgccacttggtgcggaaagtcggccgctcgggaaaacgtatatagaaaaaatgctccttccaatgtttgttggagctcggcatatgatcaaaaagcacgaagcctatcctagactggaaaacaaaggtaccccactcggcttgcttgggatagtaaaagtagtggaatatttttgggtccaaggggatgttgttcagcttgaacaaaactatcactccgcccagcagcctaatagagttgggaactacctggccgagcagAATGCGGAAACAGTTGCAgacttctaagaaaaatttgtgaggtggaaaacgcagtccggccagaaattggtctcggaagaaaagcactgtgccggacggcggttcatgaggccgatcggccggtgtggctaacactatttggtagtcggtcggcaggtcataagtccggacgagacgcaaggcgtcttcctcatcaaaacggctctccatggtcgtgtaccatagacctggagcgccgccggtcgactgtgaagtgctagtcatggtcaaggGACGAGAATATAGGATTCCGAGGGAAGGGGTGAGCAAAGAATGGAGAAAAGCCGATTGAAGGAAACGggtaacaaaaagaagaaagcgctGGGAACAAGAAAAAAGGCCTtacaaacaaagaagatgatcgacgaagggccgaggtttgccgaagagttgaggggcgaggtcgccggaAGAGAAAACGAGCAGAGAAGTGCCGGAGGAGAATGAAGCAGCGAGGCGGCGGCGGAAGCGGAGCCGCAAGCTTTATATTGCCGCACGGAAGCAACCTCCTctgtccgatccaggtcgttgataacgaggtcatcatccagccgttcatttcaaacggcggctgtcccatcggaagtgacgccaccgccatgcgCTGACAAGCGCACGATCGCCACGCGTCAGCgagatactggccgcatttaatgagctccccttaccgtgcgcagtgcaCGTGATAAACAGTGGGGGGGAGCATTGGACATGGATTCCGAGAGAagcacaaggcacggacaagatactgccgaacggatgagcatccttatgcctggccgagcggattaatgcaaggatcattgctcagtcagatcagcagtccagtcagtcggacttcgcctccttcgactagactcgagggggaggcaagtgatccggtggtaagaatccggaaccccataacgagggATCAACACCACGGGGAGGTTAAAGGGCCCAgtggcccgccggagaaggaTGAGCCGACCGTATTTAGAAGAAAgggacatctggtagtaaaaggcaccctggtagggactagggttccgacgctcaatgaaacagtacataatgaccgagcggagggacgggccgcccggccgacgcagggaattaaggtcgtccggacgacgttcttcgcccggtcggccggacggacgtcccggccgggcggtgggtaaaggaagggaacaccctctgacagccgtcaagtcgtatggctacgccatacCCCTAGTCTGGcgacggggtgtcctgttgtcccatcgaagatatgctcggactgtagcagtatggtgtcaggtaagctctctgacaagtacataccgaggtatgggttgctgacacgtctgcacctcggtgaacgtgcattagttctctccaggctctatatatagagcctcttaGTTCGCCGCAGGTACGCGAAAAATCATCtctggagccaccttttgcattatttgcttgcctgacttgagcgtcggagggtcgacgccgggaacccttcccggcccgacttctgtgcaggttcgccggagattcgtgtgaccagacggaggcctacgtcctcgactaggagtgcgccacgtgcccagcgtcctttggttcggtgatTCGGACAAGATCAGgatttttaactaaatttttcaaatattttttttttcaaatagattTCAAaggatttcaaataatttttcaaaggattttaactaaaattttcaaataagtttttaaaatagttttcaaaggatttcaaataaattttcaaaggatttttaactaaaattttcaaataagtttttcaaatagtttttcaaagggtttcaaataatttttcaaaggatttttaactaaaattttcaaataattttttcaaatagtttttcaaaggatttcagataatttttcaaaggatttttaactaaatttttcaaataagtttttcaaatcgtttttcaaaagatttcaaataatttttcaaaggatttttaactaaatatttcaaataattttttcaaatagtttttcaaaggatttcaaataatttttcaaaaattttttaaataaaattttcaaataatttttaaatgattttacaTTATTGACTTattggaattaattaaattaattaggtttagTTGATTATGACTAAGTTCATCCtagattcatctcacccgattctaagttatcaatcaggtaatcttaagtaattttgtgagatggttatcttaatttaggttatttctaaggattaatttacatttgagttaaaattaggttttccaattagtcaattaaatatgtctttccatgattgattcacaggtcagggcgaggctctaggccttctttgttggggttgcaaggttacaaacatagtcccatattgaaaacacatggaaaaagatcatgggtttataagagaaagatatctccattgacatgaggccttttggggagagcccaagagcaaaaccatgagggcttaggcccaaagtggacaatatcatgctattgtggagatatctaaattcttttcgatccaacaagtggtatcagagcccggactgccagaaggtttaaccgccgactgtgcacaagagctatggtctgattgaaccatgtgagtacaatattgacctcgaacaaagaaagtgggggctcctatgttcggatcaagaggaccagacaccaggcagaaagtcctagtaggtcgggtggaccgaggggtaggaagtcctagtaggtcgggtggaccgaggggcaggaagtcctagttgcggctaggcaaggaagtcctagtaggtcgggtagaccgaggggcaggaagtcctagtaggtcgggtagaccgagggacaggaagacctggtgggtcgaggatcggacgtgggaagcccatggtcctttgtttgagggggggattgttggggttgcaaggttgcaaacatagtcccatattgaaaacacatggaaaaagatcatgggtttataagagaaagatatctccattgacatgaggccttttggggagagcccaagagcaaaaccatgagggcttaggcccaaagtggacaatatcatgctattgtggagatatctaaattcttttcgatccaacattcttgagtatgggatcatccaccccttcctagacagaaccgctcaaagaaatatatatttaattttctttttgaaactcctagatttaactagcaagtgtaaattacgcctagatccttaagctatcctagtctaagcatgcatattgcaaggaaaataaataaacaagcatcaatcaattttatctatttgttgagatagtttttctattagctccctcctggatcatagtctcgatatggtctatcaaggaaatggatctgatccttggggacccaatagtgaccaggtctaacttaattaaccaagtttgacttggggacctatgcttgaattatgtttctattatttctatttactagagatagatatgatttatacttgCTTTTGGTTTTGAATCCAAGTCCAGACTTGCTGTAAACGActcgctattttccaagaatcagatccagattcttggaacccatggtgaaccgttccaacgtgtccttgagttctttaatttgagttttcaaattggaattttcttcctcaagttgttggacttgagttgaacttccaatttgaacttgcttagttaaagaactcgagtcagtcgcttccttaagggttgttacctccttttggagcgactagacccggatgttggattttgcCAATTTTTTTAACAAGTAAGATACTAATTCTTGCAATTCATCTAAATGAGTTTCGGCGAGTAGGGCACTTACAGTgaggttcggtccttcggaaacggatgcggatccatggcttcgcttggactcggTGTTTGACTCACTCTCGGTTTTGTCAAGGTTTACTTGTACTGGCAACGtgaggaagcttgtcggttcttcttcgtcgcaCCCGGATTCATCTAatgactcggaccaggttgcctGCAACACCTTCTTCCTTTGTTGCTTTCGATTTGGACAgtccggcttgtagtgccccttctggttacagccgtagcaagTGACTCTAGTCTTGTCCTTTGTGTTCGTTTGAGTTACCTTTTTCGACTTGCATATCTTCTGTACGAGCTTTATCAGTTCGGAAGTAACTTCGTCTTCGTCCTCTGTGTTTGATTCGTCTTTGGACTTGGGTTTGGTTTTGCGCCTTGATGTCGGTTTGCgcgttctgctagtacctgcaacAAAAGTTATACCCTTTTCGACCAGGTGTGCATTATTCTGCTTATGCAACTCGAATTCAGAAAACATTTTGTGTAATTTAATagaggaaagatccttggaaatctTGTAAGCatttaccatggatgcccacaaggtattccttggaaaggcgtttaaggcataccttatgacgtccctgtTTTCCACCctttggccgatcgcatgaagcccgttaagTAGGTCCTGGATGCGTGCATGGAGCTGGCTGCCCATTTCACCTTCatgcattttaatattgtataatttattgaaaattaagtcgcgcttacttactttagcatcggaggtgccctcgtgcaactcgattAGTTTGTttcacaactcttttgcacttgagaatggtctgactctgtttagttcttcttttgtcaacccacattgtagcatgcaggttgctttggcattagCTTCAACCTTCTTTTTTATGCTGATGTCCTAGttggtgcatgaaactaattcTCCGGTGCCGTCACATGGAAGATCGAGACCGGTTTTgataataatccacatctcgacttgcgtcttaaggtgatattccatccggttcttccaatagccaaaatcATCTCCGGTGAAAAGTGGGGGTTGAACtatgctaaagccttcttggagggccatttaaaACTTGCACAAAAAGACAGAAAaagaatgtcccaggacttgatcctggattagtagtgtgatttgaaaaataaaaaatgaactcgagtggtgttgcaccaacttcgagcaaagaATTCGATTACGAAAAACTTGATCGGAAGACGGCAGGAATATCGATTCCGATCAACTTcgaaaatctaaaaaataccacgaaaaaatttgcttgactggtggttgcaccaaatcgaagcgaccccgctctgataccaattgttgaatcgAGAAGCGCtggagggggggatgaatagcgctcgtggctatttcgttcgatttaaaacgtatCGAGTAAAACGCAGTGgaaattaataaaagaaacacacgctaacacaggttgtttacttggttcggagcctgtggcgactcataCTCCAATGTCCAAGTTCATAGAACTTTTACTgcaggcaacaactataatatcgtaaaaTTATTACAAGTTACACACAGCATAAGAGTTATACCAATGACAATGGGAAAAAGAAATTTGGAAGCTCCGAGTCGTCGGCGTTGAGTTATTGCTTCGTTGGACTGTCTTGTTAGCAGCTTATCGGAGAAAGGTTGCTTATTCGTTGATCATCTAAGCTGCTGCTTCGAGTCCTCTTTTATAGCTTACTAGAGGCGCCTCAAGGCCCCATTGAGGTGCCTCAAACATGAAGCTTTATCCCATTTTTGCCACTGAGATGAGCTTCGAATCGCTGACTTTTATCCaccttgaggcgcctcaaacaaccatctgaggcgcctcaaatcctgcatccaaggcgcctcaaagctTGCTTCACAGCCAACttatcctttgcacccgaggcgcctccaagctccatggagccgcctcagacactattcatccgaggcttaaggttgctcttttgttcctgcaagatacgttagttccaaaaataccctgcaacacaaagttagcacataatatcataagtatGATAAATTAAGTaattgacagtcaccggactgtccgattctgacttcgaatttccacccagaaatcctaggtcgaaccgacgcctactgtttcatcttccggggaacgcgtcctcaccactccactcaggagagtttacctttgctCAGCGTACGGTCCGGTGCTTCCGGTTTTCATGTTGGACGTCTGGTCCACGATCCGTCCAGACTTCTactcggttcgcgacaccaggatttcaacctagggttaccaccccttaggatttttgcccgaagctctaacccgccaagactttccgcatagggttaccaccccctatgacctagggttaccaccccctagggttttccacttgcctaaccgtagtcaggactttcctgaaacacttaatcatacacattagataacaattaaacttaactttgaatccctttgtcattatcaaaacttgagttcgatcattggatgtttcccgcaccaacaaacaaCATGTTTAAGGTCCAACGTGAAAATTTTTatagattctttcttattatattattACACCTTCGAGAAGCTGTAATAAACAATcgatatcatatttgaactccttgcaacctcagaaattcacaggacttgaaatgagtgaaatctgagatctctaggtccatcaatgggcttcgatcaaaatccactaatggacttagagacctcagattgcacccatttcaagtcCTATAGATTTATGAGGTTGCAAGGAATTGAATGGTGTCGtccattgcatattttgattgatccagaggtattaaaatgttataGAAAAAGAGAAGACAGGAGGAAAGAGAAGAtaggaggaaagaaaagagaggatgcgttgaatgtaaaaaaaaaaaaaaagagatcgaCAAATGATTGAGGGGTAAAATGGGAAGAATAGAAAATTAAGTATGCTATTTGGTAAATATCACAATATGATATATTTTTTGATCAATCCATAAATCTAAATAtgtcttttgataaattaccATAAAAATAAAGAAGTTAGAGTGTTTTTAGAAAATAGTACCATAATAATGGTTATGGATTTCAAAAATAAACACCTCGAATGCTTtggaaaatgtaaaatttaatcaGCCGCTTACGGAaagaataaaatgaaaaataattacatcttttaaaaaattctaaaaattaggtGCGTCTTTTAAGACTTCCCCATCTTTAATGCCTTCTTTAATCAAATCAATTACCGTTTATGGTTCAAGTTGATTATGTTGAAAGAAAtagtttgttattttattttacgaCTAATTATTTTGCATATACTTCATTCTTCATATTAAGATAATCAATCCACTCAAGCTCAACTAATTAATTGGATTAGAGAGCTAGCCAAGACAATCGATTAATTAGGCCCAATGAGCTAGACAAATTGAGTTCCCCCTACTCGTACAAAACTGATCGAGATGAATATGACATCAGCCAGATCAAACAAATTAATAAGGGCAGACAGACAGGTCGATCAGACAATTTTGACGCACTGattgaattagataaattagtctAACTAATTGGTTCGATACGTGTCCGACCAGCAGACGTATCCAATTTGAACATCAGTAAGCATTACTAGTTCCTTTCAAAAGGAACTCTTTGTGGCGTAAGAGCGTCGCCAAGAGGCATTGTGCCCGTTGGCTTGCACATGCTCCATCTTCGGCCGCCTGTCACGTGCTGCTTTCCCTAGCTCCTTTGCCGCCCTTTAAGCCTCTCCAAGTCACAATTGCCTTCAGCACTCTTCTATAAATTGACTCGCCGCTTCGCTTTGTTTCATCGCTCAATACCTCTTATTTTTGTACACGATCGATTGCCACACTAGTAATTAAGGAAGATGGCGATGCTTAGGGCTGCAGCCAAGCAGGCGATGACAGTCGTCAGAACTGGAGCTCCGCAGGCCGTGTCTGCATTCTCCAGGACGCTTCATGTAATCCCACTACAACTCGGGTTATTTAATTTGGAGTCATAACGCCATGGCATGTATCTGATTTGTGATAGCCATACGTGTACCGCAGGCTTCGCCGGACAATAAGAAGATCGTCGGCGTTTTCTACAAGGCCAACGAGTACGCTTCTCTGAATCCTAAATTTGTAGGGTGCGTGGAAGCCGCCTTGGACATTCGGGACTGGCTAGAATCGAAAGGCCACCAATACATTGTAACTGATGACAAAGAAGGCCCAAATTGCGGTTCGTATGCTTAATTTCTCTGATTGTTAGTCATCGAATTAGAACGGATATTGGGCTAATTTAATTTAGCTGCTTTATTTTCTTATGGCAGAGTTAGAGAAACACATTCACGACATGCATGTTTTGATCACGACTCCCTTCCATCCGGTTTACGTGACCGCGGAGAAGATAAAGAAAGCCAAAAACCTACAACTTCTTCTGACCGCTGGGGTTGGCTCGGACCACATCGATCTGAAAGCGGCAGCCAACGCAGGAATCACTGTAGCAGAAATCACCGGAAGCAATGTTGTCTCGGTGGCAGAGGATGAATTGATGCGGATTCTCATCCTCGTCCGAAACTTCTTACCTGCTCATCAACAGGTGATCAACGGTGACTGGAACGTCGCAGGAATTGCGCACAGGGCTTACGATCTTGAGGGTAAGACTGTCGGCACTGTTGGAGCGGGGCGCATCGGGAAGCTTTTGCTTCAGCGCCTGAAACCTTTCAACTGCAATATGCTTTACCATGACCGCCTCGCGATTTCACCTGAACTGGAGAAAGAGACTGGGGCCAAGTTTGAGGAAGATCTTGATGCGATGCTCCCAAAGTGTGACGTCGTCGTCATAAACATGCCTCTTACCGAGAAAACCAGGtatcatttttcttcttcttcttctgatgacTGATCAGACATTTGATCGACGACTCCAGAAATTAATGCTCTCTCTCTGTTTCCTTCAGAGGATTGTTTGATAAGGAGAGGATCGGGAAACTGAAGAAGGGAGTTCTCATCGTTAATAATGCTCGAGCTGCTATCATGGACACCCAAGCAGTCGTAGATGCTTGCTCTAGTGGGCATATTGCAGGTTCATATGATAACTATTCATTAAATAAATGAATTCGATCAGAAGATTTTATTGCTAAATAAATGAATCCATCCCTTTGGCTCTGATCATTCAGGTTACAGTGGCGACGTTTGGAATCCCCAGCCAGCTCCTAGAGATCATCCATGGCGGTACATGCCGAATCAAGCAATGACTCCCCATATATCTGGCACCACCATTGACGGTCAAGTAGGTTTTCTTACCAGTTTCTTTAGGCACATTCAATTTGCTTCTTCTTTCCTTTGGTTGGACTTGATGATTAATTAACATGGTTAAATCTAAATTGTGCAGTTGAGATATGCAGATGGAGTGAAAGACACACTCGATAAGTACTTCAAAGGAGAGGAATTTCCTGCTCAAAACTACATTGTCAAGGAGGGAAAACTTGCAAGCCAATACCAATGAAACGAATGATGACCTCTTTTTTATATATCTTCTCAGTTCAAGAATGTTTGCATGTTGTGTTATGCGGTTTTTGCAACTAGTATTACAATAAGAGGAGATGATTTGTGTCTTTGATCATTAGGGGACCTGCTCAAGCCCTAAacgaaaaagaaaattttatgtcTTTaacattgttttttttaaaaaaaaaaatttcaccttTATCATTGACTTGGGACCAATAATTgtaggtttatttttttaaaacaaattagaatattatttttttaaaaaataaatttttatataaaatttatttttttatcattttctaatgcaaaatttttaattgaaattttatattcaaattttgataataaattttttcaattaataaaattattaaattatttaatctttctaaAAACAACTCTTATAAAAAAAGGAACCAAATTTAAAAAACAAGAACCATAAAATaagcaacaataaaaaaaaatcatgcttACATCTTGAATTCATCATATCTACTAAGcacacaaaataaataaataaaaaacacatTAACAAATTGACAAAACTCAATACAATTTCTAGAAAATGAAGGTCACAGTAAGACCAAATTGACcattatcatttatcaagaactAAATGAGTCTttttaggcaaaaaaaaaaaaaaaaattaaaaactatatttttcaCCATCTAAACCAGAATAGGTTTACGAGCGGACTCATAAGTGATGTGGAAGTCAAAGTTAAAGTTaggtgacagtcaaagtcaaggtgatgtggtAGTCAAAGTGCTACTTTCATCAGGGCTTAACTCCTCACTCGACACTAGGGCCTTCGGTATAAGGATAACGAGCCTAAAAGCCTACCGTTCTTGAAAGATCTAGTATTCCACTTATAAACAATTGACTGACACAAAAGCCGGTCAAAATCATGGCCAATACTGCATAACTTTGTTATATACCCATCCAACACAAAGGCTGACCGGTCATATTTAAGCTTAGCATTCACTCTTAATATATGGATAAATGTTTTTGTAATCGAATGGGCTTAATAGACCTATCTCTCCATTCAAGGCCAAGACATACAGACTAAATTAGAATGACCCTGAAGTCGATTGTGTTGGAAGTAATCTTCAAGTCCGATGTGACCATGAGTTTTGATACTTggacaaagagtttaagttagggttacccttgtatttgatatgtgtatttgagttgtataggtttacaggatacacatatgactcagtttgattacttcgggtccggtgaaggatggagcatcccagggaccatggacaaggcaacaaggacaagaaCAAGAACTGAGGAAAGCACACTTTGAGGCATACACGAAAGATGGTATTAGGACaagccacgggcttgaatgccTCTAAgagatgagagccaaaggaagaatgcttgaaggcaagaggtcaaggttgtgatgaaaagtcaagtgagtcgtgagagtCTAAGTGCAAGAGAAATATTCTCGGAAAGGAAAACTCTAAGTTTAGGattttaccagttgactggtgtatgtaccaatcgactggtggtcGAGCTGGGGAGAACATAATGTTTTTGTTATCTCAGCCGaagtggaccagtcgactggtcttgacacc is a window encoding:
- the LOC121983258 gene encoding formate dehydrogenase, mitochondrial-like, yielding MAMLRAAAKQAMTVVRTGAPQAVSAFSRTLHASPDNKKIVGVFYKANEYASLNPKFVGCVEAALDIRDWLESKGHQYIVTDDKEGPNCELEKHIHDMHVLITTPFHPVYVTAEKIKKAKNLQLLLTAGVGSDHIDLKAAANAGITVAEITGSNVVSVAEDELMRILILVRNFLPAHQQVINGDWNVAGIAHRAYDLEGKTVGTVGAGRIGKLLLQRLKPFNCNMLYHDRLAISPELEKETGAKFEEDLDAMLPKCDVVVINMPLTEKTRGLFDKERIGKLKKGVLIVNNARAAIMDTQAVVDACSSGHIAGYSGDVWNPQPAPRDHPWRYMPNQAMTPHISGTTIDGQLRYADGVKDTLDKYFKGEEFPAQNYIVKEGKLASQYQ